GTTTTTTCCCGAACGTTAAAAACCGAATGAGGCTGACATCGCTGGGGTCGGATGGATCGGCGACCAATTCATAGTCGTTGAGTGTGAAGGTATACGGCAGTAGCTGGTCGCCTGGGCGCGCCGGCTCCACCAATCCCGACACCAGCGATACGCGTTTTACCGGCCGCCGCAACAACACGATATCGGGCACGTGCAGCGGGCGCGCCAGCAGGTTGTAACTGACGCGATGCAATTCGCGCGTGACACCCTGCGTGAGATTGGTTAGGACATCGCGCACGATGTCCGGATAAAGGCGATCGACAAAACTCACTGTAACCCCCCGCACACTGTACGGCATTTTTTTAATGCCTGTTTCCTGCTCGGATTCACAGCATGACCTCCAATGTCAGCGCGAGCGGATCGTTGTCGTCGACCGGCAGTACTGAAAAACTGATGCGTATCGTGTCGGGTTGATCGGCGACGGTTGCCACCGCCAGTTCCAGCAACGTCTTGACGCGTGCCTCCTGCTGGATGGCTTGAATCGTGAACAGCCGCGCCAGATTGCGCGTGGCCTCGTTGTTCAATTCACCGATCAGTTCGAGCAGGCGGCAGCCATAGTCCGGGTGGCCGAGTCCAGTTAGCGCGCCTTTGCGTGTCAGCAGACGCAGCACCAATGCCTGCGCCAGATTGGCGCGTCCGGCAACCCCGCCGGCGTCGCGAATTTCACCTTGCTGCGGCAACCCGCCTTTGCCGCCGGGCACAACCTGCACATCGAGCACCCCCCACGAATCCGCGACTTCGAGCGGCACGCTGCTGGGCACGCCGCTGTATCGCGTCAACGCGATATCGCTGCCCAATACCGTATAGCTTTTGGCTGCTTGCGCTGCGGTCGCCATATCAGCCGCCAATAAACACAGTGCCGACCGCGACGACCGAACTGACGGGTGCATCGGCGGGATCGTTGCAGGTCAGCGCGATATCGCCATTGCGCGCCGCCGCCTTGCCGCCAATTTTCACGGTGCCGCTACCGGCTTGAATCGTGGCTTTATTGGTAGGCGGTTTTTGAAAACTCACGCCGGGTGGGGTTGGCATGTGCGCCGGCGAGTTGTCCGCCGTCGAGCCGACCACCGCTGCGGGTGAGCCGCCGATATTCACGGTGGCGATGGTGCCGCCGCTGATTTTTCCCGCAAACGGATGCGGCAACGGCGTCGGTACCTGCGCGGGTCCGGCGGGCACAATGACGATATGCGTATCCGTGCCGATGACCTGGTCATTTTGCTTGGCTGCGGGCTGTCCCATTACGTAACACTCCTGATTTCAATAGGCCGGTTAGTTCAAATCGATGGTTTGGCCGGCCACTTTCACCGACAGATCGCCGGAAAGTTCGATCTTGTTCGCTTTCAATGTCAGTGTACCTGCCGCTTCGATTTTTACGTCGCCGCCTTGCTCGATCGTCACCGACGAATCGCCGACTTTTAATTCCGCCTTACCATCCGAACTGCTGCTTTGCGTGAGTTTGAAGGTAGTGTCCTGCGCTTTTAGTTCGATACCGGCGTCGTCGATGTTGACCGCGATTTCAACCGATCCGCCCAGTTGCAGGTGAATCGCACGTGTACCGTCGCCGGGCGTTTTTACTCGCAGTTCGAGCCGCTTGTCGGTGTCGGCTTCATCGCCAGGCAGCACCGTCACCCATTCGCCGGGTGCATTGTCCGGCGGCGCGACGATTTCGTTGTAAAGGCGGCCGATCACTACCGGTGCGTGCGCATCGCCGCCGATGAACAACACAATCACCAAATCATTTTCGCGCGGCAGCGAAGCCATGCCCGTGACGCCGGTTGCAATCGGCACCTTCGGCAGCACTAGCCCGGTTTCGCGCAACTGCACGGTGCAGGCGTACAGGTGGTTGCTGGCGTCGGCGGCGTGCAGTGTCTTCACCACCGCGAGGCCGGCGTGCCAGTGCTGCCCGACCTCATGGCGCGCGATCTGCCGCAGGGTATGAACGATCTGTTGCATGACTACAAAAGCCCTCCGGCCACGCCCGCGAGCGAACCCAACAATGCGCTGGGGTTGAAACTGTCGCCGCCCTGCTGAAAATGCACGCTCGAGGTGGCGACGCCAGGGCTTAGCTCGTGTTCCACACGCGTCAGCCACACCGGGCCGGCCAACAGATTGTCCGGTAATTTTTGAACTTCGACCACGCTGCCACAGCGCAGTTGTGGCAGCAGAAAAGCGCGGAAGAGACCGCTATCGAGGCCGGAGGCGTACAGTCGTTGCGCGGCCGCGCCGGCGGTGGCCGCCGACTTCACCGTGCGTAGCGCGGGTTCGAAACGCCAGCGGCTGCCGCGTGCAGGCCCGTCCGGGCGATTGCCCGCGAAAAAATCCGTGCTCGGCCGCAATACATCGGCTGAGGCAGTGTCGCCGGCACCGGCCTCACCCACGATGACGAAAGCATCCATCGTAGCCGCACGTTTGTCTGCGTGCAACGCAGTGATTTCGCGGCCATACAGCAATGCCACTTCCGCCTGTGATGCATCAATCACGTTGGCTTCGACCTCGTTTGCCGCGTTGATGCGCGCCACAGCGCCGCCCCAGGCGGCAACGCGCGCGACATGTTCCCATGCGGTGCGCGAGGGATCTGCGATATAAAAGGCCAGATCGGGGCCATCCTCGAGGGTGGCGGCATCGACACCCATGGTGTCGAGCAAATTGCGGATCACCGTCGCGGCGCTGACGTTTTCGTAGGTTTCAGCGGGGCGGAATCGCGACAGCACACCGCCGGCATTGATGCAGGACACCCGCAGCGAATCGAAATCGCGTCGAATCGAGTCGATTTCTCCGGTAAAAACAATTTCCTCTGTTTCGCCGCTATTGACGGTCAGCTCAACCGTGTCACCGTGGTCCGCCGAAAAAGGCGCGGTAATCGGCAGCCATACCGTGAGCGTATCGACACGCGGCGCCAATTCGAGCGCCACCCTAATCCGCAGTGCCTGTTCTGTCCAGCGTTGCGAGCCAAGGGTGAGCGCATAAGTAGGCAACAGTTGTGAGGTCATTCAGTCAGCCCCGCCACTGCGCTGGTCAAGCCATCCACCGCCGAGCCAACGGATTTCAATTCTCCGATTTTGTCCGACAGTGGTTTGATCGGATTGCCGACGTTGGCCAGATCAGCCAGGTTGGCAAGCGCGGCGATCTGCTGTACGGCGTCGAGCGCGGTATCGACAGCGTCCATTACCGCGCCGGCCTTGTCGGCAATCTCGCCCAGCACATTGCCAAGCGCGCCGGGATCGAAACCCAAATCACCCAGACCGAAACCACCCAGCCCGCCGAAAGAGCTCAGCTCCGCCGGCGGCGGCAGCGGCGGACTTTCCACGAGGACGATGTGATAGGCAATCTGGCCGGCCGGGCCAACATGCTGCTCCGCCACAAAATATTCGATCACCATTTTGTCGACCGCGAGTGCCGTGGTGATGTCGGCAGAAAATGTCACTTCGGTGCCAGCGCCGGCTTTCTCCTGCAATTTTTTCAAATCGTCGGTCGCCGTTTCCGGTAGCAAAAAGCCCGCGAGCGTGACACGGTGTGA
This window of the Candidatus Dechloromonas phosphoritropha genome carries:
- a CDS encoding GPW/gp25 family protein produces the protein MATAAQAAKSYTVLGSDIALTRYSGVPSSVPLEVADSWGVLDVQVVPGGKGGLPQQGEIRDAGGVAGRANLAQALVLRLLTRKGALTGLGHPDYGCRLLELIGELNNEATRNLARLFTIQAIQQEARVKTLLELAVATVADQPDTIRISFSVLPVDDNDPLALTLEVML
- a CDS encoding PAAR domain-containing protein, with the translated sequence MGQPAAKQNDQVIGTDTHIVIVPAGPAQVPTPLPHPFAGKISGGTIATVNIGGSPAAVVGSTADNSPAHMPTPPGVSFQKPPTNKATIQAGSGTVKIGGKAAARNGDIALTCNDPADAPVSSVVAVGTVFIGG